A part of Chloroflexota bacterium genomic DNA contains:
- a CDS encoding stage V sporulation protein S: MNVIKVSANSRTAAVAGAIAGVMREHRYAEVQSIGAGAVNQAVKAIILAKGYLVNDGIDIICVPEFVDVEIDGKVRTAIKLVVTPRGEELPPVGENENDSAEIPELTE; this comes from the coding sequence ATGAACGTCATAAAAGTATCAGCTAATTCCAGAACCGCTGCCGTAGCAGGGGCAATTGCAGGTGTAATGCGTGAACACCGATACGCAGAGGTTCAATCTATTGGTGCTGGCGCAGTCAATCAGGCTGTAAAAGCAATCATCCTTGCCAAAGGGTATCTCGTAAACGATGGTATTGATATTATCTGCGTCCCCGAATTTGTTGATGTTGAGATTGACGGCAAAGTTCGGACGGCTATCAAACTGGTCGTTACCCCTCGCGGCGAGGAATTGCCCCCAGTGGGGGAGAATGAGAACGACTCGGCGGAGATTCCTGAACTAACGGAATAA
- a CDS encoding GNAT family N-acetyltransferase, whose product MSQISIQKVSTHHQRRQYATFPWQIYRDDPLWVPPLVPDRMKQLDPEKGTFYQHGIADFFLVYKDDKLAGTIMAAEDHSSNESRDRSDAMFGFFECINDQGVANALFDCVRDWAKEHNLTQMIGPFHQDYDSAYGVLIEGRDRPPAISCGHTPAYYEDLVVNYGFTPYRPDNIAFAVDITKDTREFQLLHKLAEKAKERGVAVIREARLEEWDREADRVHYLLNKALSHLVDYVGWDREALNDTLEPFRKYADPELVLFADVGDQTVGFFPGIPNLNEILHHLNGLRYPWDTLKLLRYKNLTPKCLAIKSVLVLPEYWGSGVSLMLFSEMLKRARAKGYEWVDLSLTSIDNPKTPMLAERMGGWIYKRYRVYQLPVE is encoded by the coding sequence ATGAGCCAAATATCCATTCAGAAAGTGTCAACCCATCACCAACGCCGCCAATATGCGACTTTTCCCTGGCAGATCTACAGAGATGACCCCCTCTGGGTGCCGCCCCTCGTGCCTGACCGCATGAAACAGCTTGACCCAGAAAAGGGCACATTCTACCAGCACGGCATAGCAGATTTCTTCCTGGTCTATAAGGACGACAAGCTGGCCGGGACAATCATGGCAGCGGAAGACCACTCCTCCAACGAATCCCGCGACCGTTCGGATGCCATGTTTGGTTTCTTTGAATGCATCAATGATCAGGGTGTTGCAAACGCCCTCTTCGATTGTGTTAGGGACTGGGCAAAGGAGCATAACCTGACCCAGATGATTGGTCCCTTTCACCAGGACTATGATTCCGCCTATGGCGTGCTGATCGAAGGCCGTGACCGGCCCCCAGCCATCAGCTGCGGTCACACCCCAGCCTATTATGAGGATTTAGTGGTCAATTACGGCTTCACACCCTACCGACCGGATAATATCGCCTTTGCGGTGGACATCACTAAAGACACCCGTGAATTCCAGTTGCTCCACAAACTCGCCGAAAAAGCCAAGGAACGCGGCGTCGCGGTGATTCGGGAAGCTCGCCTGGAAGAATGGGACCGGGAAGCAGACCGGGTGCATTATTTGCTCAACAAGGCCCTCTCCCACCTGGTGGACTATGTGGGCTGGGATCGGGAAGCCCTGAATGACACCCTGGAGCCGTTCCGCAAATATGCCGACCCTGAGCTGGTACTCTTCGCCGATGTAGGCGATCAGACGGTGGGGTTTTTCCCCGGCATCCCCAACCTCAATGAAATCCTGCACCACCTAAATGGCCTGCGCTATCCCTGGGACACCCTGAAACTGCTGCGTTATAAGAACCTGACGCCAAAATGCCTGGCGATCAAAAGCGTCTTGGTGCTGCCGGAATACTGGGGCTCCGGTGTCAGCCTGATGCTCTTCTCGGAGATGCTGAAGCGCGCCCGGGCCAAAGGCTATGAATGGGTGGACCTGTCGCTCACTTCCATCGACAACCCCAAGACCCCCATGCTGGCTGAACGGATGGGCGGCTGGATTTATAAACGCTATCGTGTCTACCAGTTACCGGTGGAATAG